In the genome of Deltaproteobacteria bacterium, one region contains:
- a CDS encoding nitric-oxide reductase, whose protein sequence is LTFGVAGVLQSYIERVLGMGYMVAQGYMRLWMGVTMTAGFFFLAGLLTTVVDLFTLRPAKSPAS, encoded by the coding sequence GCTGACCTTCGGCGTGGCGGGGGTGCTGCAAAGCTACATCGAGCGGGTGCTCGGCATGGGGTACATGGTCGCCCAGGGGTACATGCGGCTCTGGATGGGAGTCACCATGACCGCGGGCTTCTTCTTCCTTGCGGGGCTGCTCACCACCGTCGTGGACCTCTTCACGTTGCGGCCGGCGAAGTCGCCGGCATCTTAA